AGCCGAAATTGTGTCACCCACTTGAAATATTTGATTTCTGCGTTAGCACAATAATAATGTGGGCAAGTGAGCAATTTAACATTTGGTATCAATTTTAATGCTACAAATGTGCAGATGTGTGACCTCGACGCCATAAAGCAGACTTGCTgaataaagaaaatgagattgaaaaggggaaaataacGCCTAATGCTGAAATGAGTGTGGAcactgggggaaggggggactAATCCAAAGAGAATGGTGAGAGAGCGAGACAGGCGTGGATATTTCAATATTAATCACCTCAGTAATATTTTAACAGGCTTTAAAAATCCAATCCTGAGCATATTGCCTCTGTCTACTGGCAGTGATTATCAGCCCCCTTGCTGCCTCCCGCCTACTCTTCCAAAACTGAGTGAATGGCAAACTGGGACTGACACGACGTTTAGCTCAACCTCATCCTGCTCTTACCAACATCGCCTGCTGGGACTTTTACAGAGTTCCCCCCACCCTCAATCCCAGATCCAACACGGCATTTTTTAGAAAATCCCCCCTCCAAAAATGACCAATAATACACCTCTCCGTGACCTGAAGCATCGTGTCGGATGATGCCAGACAGACAGTCATCACATCCGAGGGGGGAGAGGTCAAAGAGGTGGCGGTTGATGAAAAAGGGAGCCATCAATACTGTATGGAGACCCGTCCCCCTTAGCTCCCATCATTAAAGTTTAAACATGCGATGCACAATCGTGACACAAGTCTCTGAGGACGTGATGATATGAGCTGAGAACAAACACATCAGAACTGAGCCATATTTTATGATAAATAATGTTTCTTTACTCACTGCAAAAGGCTGAGACCAACAGAAGGCCTTCCCAACCCTTTGAGTCGTGTTTGTGGTGGCGGAGCGCAGCTATTGTGTGAAGCAATGTTTGTGGGGCAGGGTGTCTCACTAATGAGGCTTCATGGCTGTGGGATGCTTGTGGTCAGGGAGACATTTAGCGTCTTCTCTCCCTTCTTCACACACCATGCTGGGAGAGCTTTCGGTCCATCTCCTGCTTTCCTCTCCAACTGCACAGatgatgaataaaataaaaaacaaagacaaaaaaacccaacccattCTGCTGTGGTTCGGAGGGGATCCATCAAAGTCTGGGCTTCCAAAGAGTTGGCCTCTAAAGACAGGTGCTGTCGGGGCTAACGAGCCTCAATTAGGAGGAGAAATCAATCTGCGGCAGACCCAACTTTTTAATGCGGCATGGCTCACAAGAATCCTGgttatttaaaaatagaaataaaatggaATAGATAGTTGGGGATTGGctgacggagagagagagacacacagagagagagagagagagagagagagagagagagagagagagagagagagagagagagagagagagagagagagagagatctaaCAGGTGTCGGACAGCCTGTGGACCAAACACCGCGATAAGCGATACAGGGAACAGACGCCAGAATGGTGCGTTAGTTTGTCGCGCATCCTTCATTTGGAATGACTtcacaaaataaatacaataaaaaataaactaaaaattGTGGCAGTCAGCACCTTGATCAGATTTTCCATCCGGAGAAAAAGAGACGGGATTTAAGGAAGTCTGATCACTTTCCTGGCACATCCTGCGCGCCGAATTACTTTGATCTCTTTTGTTCAGAGAGGAGCTGTCGGACAGTGTCAGACAATCCCATCACCTCAGGCATTTGCAAAATAGAAAAGAAGTAAGTAAGTTATGTGGTAagttattttaatttcatttctgTTCGTGATTTCGTCAGAATTTTGCAGAGGAAAAACTCGCTGCTCGGCGCACCGCGTAATTACCGCGGAAGATGTCTTTGATGACGATAACActaatttattaaaaaatatatttttatttcaaatgaagaaaaaaaagacaaatcagTTATTAATTTGTTGTATTTCCTCCCTCATTGTTCCAGATGCGGATGTAGACAGAAGACATCACGGGCAAGTGGAAAAAGAAGTAATCAGATGATGATTTCAGAGAGAGATAACCATTTCATCCTCACAATGAGACAGTCACAGTGAGAGAAAACACTGCATTTTTAAGTTGTCAGAAACAGTctgaccccccccaaaaaacaaatcttcAAATAGCCCAAAAAGACGGATCAGCAAGCATTTCCACTCAGCAATCTGAATTCGGCGTTATTTCCTAATTTCAGTGCTTTAATAAGCTCTGCTGTCATAATAACAGCCGCAGCTCAGTTCTGGATTCTGTCTGATATTCATATGATAACAGGGAAATCCAAAAAAGCTGGACGAGATTTCAACAGAAGAAttttgggggggttgtgatGCGACACCGCAGACCTGAGACGCTGAGACTTTTAGGTTAAGTCACTCAGACGCTGAAACGTTTTTCAGCACTAATCTGCTATATTTACCTGCCTTGGTGGACATCTTTAATGTTTGTTTAGATTTCCTTATACCCCTGGGCTTTTTGGACAATTGAAATTGATCCCCCTACACTCTTTCCCACATTTTTATCACCTTTTCCTACCACGCTGGTCCTCTGAGAGGTTTCATCCTGGCCGGCAATATTCCAGCTAAGGGGGAAGAGGACTTCCTGACGCTGGCCGCCTCGCGGCTCAGCCGCAGGAAGCGTGTGATTGGAGCTGCAGTCGGCGTGGCCATGGTTTTAATATTGCTGGTGGCCATTCCGCTGCTGGTCCACACGACCAAAGGAAGGAAAGCTGGGACGGCGGGGAGCCATTTTGAAATGTTGGGAAGCTGCAAGATGGTATGCGGCCCCTACACCACATCTCAGCCTGGCCAGGAGTTAACAGCTGCATCTCCACCTCCCCAGGATTACTCtgggaagaaaataaaatctggGCTTCGTGGGCCACCGGGGATACCCGGCCCGCCGGGAGTAAGAGGTCCACCCGGAGAGCCAGGAAAGCCAGGGCCGCAAGGGCCCCCGGGTCCAGGCCCTGGTGGCTACTCGCCTTCACTCTACATTCCCAAAATTGCCTTTTATGCTGGGCTACGCAAGCAGCACGAGGGGAGCGAAATACTGAAATTTGATGACGTTGTGACCAATGTCGGCAACTACTATGAGCCCAGCACCGGCAAGTTCACCTGTCCTCTGCCAGGCATCTACTTCTTCACCTACCATGTTCTTATGAGAGGTGGTGATGGGACCAGCATGTGGGCAGACCTGAAGAAGAATGGACTGGTCAGTAATATGTGGgcgtgtgtgcgagagagagcgagagatcATGTGTGCATGGTAATATGTGGACTAAAGAATATGAGCACACATGAGTTTGTATGTATGCATGCACACGAACATGcaactctttcttcttttttttcccttgaccATCTGGTGTTAGTGCTGCCCAGAGCTCACCTCTGTAACATCGAGCTTTTCAGATTCAAAGCACATTCTACTTAACAGGTGACAGCATGACAGCCCAAGAATGGAATAGCCATCTTTCCGCTCATTAAGGGGAATTCATGTTACACAGCCTGCAAATCACAGCTACAGATATCTGCATTCCCACGTGTCCTGCGACTGAAATGACAAGTCGCAGAATGCGCCCGCTGCCATCCAGAGGAACAGTCTAATTAGTCAGTATCTTACGCCAGAGCTTGATTATCGCCCAAACAGAAGTGCAAAAGAGCACTGGAGAAATGTCTGTCAGTGTGCAGGCCAGTCAGTTTCCACCTtggctaaataaataataaatgtaaaattgaCAGTCTACTCATCCACCTTCTCCTTCCCCAGACGCTAATTAAAGACAGGGGGGTTGATG
This genomic window from Takifugu rubripes chromosome 3, fTakRub1.2, whole genome shotgun sequence contains:
- the c1ql4a gene encoding complement C1q-like protein 4: MVLILLVAIPLLVHTTKGRKAGTAGSHFEMLGSCKMVCGPYTTSQPGQELTAASPPPQDYSGKKIKSGLRGPPGIPGPPGVRGPPGEPGKPGPQGPPGPGPGGYSPSLYIPKIAFYAGLRKQHEGSEILKFDDVVTNVGNYYEPSTGKFTCPLPGIYFFTYHVLMRGGDGTSMWADLKKNGLVRASAIAQDADQNYDYASNSVILHLDVGDEVCVQLDGGKVHGGNTNKYSTFSGFLIYPD